One region of Melitaea cinxia chromosome 29, ilMelCinx1.1, whole genome shotgun sequence genomic DNA includes:
- the LOC123667744 gene encoding uncharacterized protein LOC123667744 — translation MNENENNNMNVEDVVIINKPSNDIINEKMLATETGAYYQDEDGEQMERSFKRVRNESESEWITVERKGKKLKESETIEIYISHTEVMPKQFAFAKILKENSIQDIIRVKYINPYKIRVDLINEVSADKLEHCQVLLNKGWRMQRSMERSLSYGIIKYVDLDLTDEMILNNISCNEPAKLIAVSRLNKRGPTEDKRWIPSEAVRLCFKGAYIPPFVFVEGLRIKVERYIFPVTQCAQCWKFGHITKRCPSKKVICPKCGNNHPNCETTSFRCVNCKGNHMALSKTCSHYLKEKKLREIMSEFNCTYRKALTIYVAPSQEDSEEMNFEHSQQQELPQNLPLSTDTPLPCAQSTSTPAFSFAEALKSKGHKSKPTRKLTNEHKQKQQRKHHNFDYTSQCEIVSDNEELLTNQDFRNSESETNRSRNISFGELISRVKDMLFIRDVTMPDKIRTIIKLCIEWLILLVVDNVADWPLLKCILDYFKDG, via the coding sequence ATGAATGAAAATGAGAATAACAATATGAATGTGGAGGacgttgttattataaacaagCCGAGCAACGatataataaacgaaaaaatgttAGCGACGGAGACAGGGGCGTATTACCAAGATGAAGACGGCGAACAAATGGAAAGATCATTTAAAAGAGTAAGAAATGAGAGTGAAAGTGAATGGATTACAGTTGAAAGAAAGGgtaaaaaattgaaagaaagtgaaacaattgaaatatatatatcacacaCGGAAGTTATGCCAAAACAGTTTgcttttgctaaaattttaaaagaaaatagtatTCAAGATATTATtagagtaaaatatattaatccaTACAAAATAAGAGTAGATCTTATCAATGAAGTTAGTGCAGATAAGTTAGAGCATTGCCAAGTACTGTTAAATAAGGGATGGCGAATGCAAAGGTCGATGGAGAGAAGTTTGTCGTacggtattataaaatatgttgattTGGATTTAACAGATGaaatgattttgaataatatatcaTGCAATGAGCCAGCCAAATTAATTGCTGTAAGTCGTCTGAATAAGAGAGGTCCAACAGAGGATAAACGCTGGATACCTAGCGAAGCCGTAAGACTATGTTTTAAAGGTGCGTATATTCCaccatttgtatttgtagaagGCCTAAGAATAAAAGTCGAACGATACATATTTCCAGTGACCCAGTGTGCACAGTGTTGGAAGTTTGGTCACATTACAAAAAGATGCCcatcaaaaaaagttatttgtccAAAATGTGGCAATAATCACCCTAATTGTGAAACTACTTCATTCAGGTGTGTGAACTGTAAAGGGAACCATATGGCGCTTTCCAAAACATGTTCCCactatttgaaagaaaaaaaattgagagaGATCATGAGTGAGTTTAATTGCACCTATCGGAAGGCCTTAACTATTTATGTTGCTCCCTCACAAGAAGATAGTGAAGAGATGAACTTTGAACACTCACAACAACAGGAATTACCCCAAAACCTACCACTAAGCACTGATACACCATTGCCTTGTGCTCAAAGTACGTCTACTCCTGCATTTTCATTCGCAGAAGCGTTAAAATCTAAAGGACATAAATCGAAGCCAACAAGAAAACTTACAAATGAGCACAAACAAAAACAGCAACGCAAACATCACAATTTCGATTATACTTCTCAATGTGAAATAGTTTCAGACAACGAAGAACTTCTTACGAACCAGGACTTCAGAAACTCAGAATCTGAAACAAATAGATCAAGGAACATTTCTTTCGGTGAGCTCATTTCTCGTGTCAAGGATATGTTGTTTATAAGAGATGTCACAATGCCAGACAAAATAAGAACAATAATTAAGTTGTGTATTGAgtggttaattttattagttgttGATAACGTTGCGGACTGGCCATTGTTGAAAtgtattttagattattttaaagatGGATAA